The region CCGCTCACTATGTTTCTCCAGAGCAAAGTACCGGCAAACCTTTGGGACCAACCACCGATATCTATTCCCTGGGTATTGTCATGTACGAAGCTGCTACTGGTCGCGTTCCCTTTGTTGGCGACGATGCAATTAGCGTTGCCATGAAGCAAGTCAATGAGGCTCCTCAGCCACCATCGCTCATTAATCCCAACATTGACCCTGCTCTCGAGGCAATCATCCTTCGCTGCATGGAGAAAAATCCAGGGGATCGTTACCAGAGCGCTGACGAGCTTGCTCGCGCTCTTCGCGATTTCATTGCTGGTCGTGCCACTATTCCAAGTAACACTACTGTTAGCCCTCGCATTGTGACGCCGCCTCAGCCAACTTCTAGGCTTGATCGCCGCGGCATCGAAGGCTCCAACACCTACATGACTCGAGGTGGCGATACTGGTCGCTTGAACCGCGTTCATTCTCGTGAAGAAGCTGATGAGCTGGACAAGCGCGAGAATAATCGTCACAAGCGCAATATTATCCTTGGTATTCTAGCTGCTTTGGTTGTCGTAGCTCTTGCTGGTTTTGCTATTGCACACATCCTCGGCAACACCTCCCAGCAGTACCTGGTTCCGCAGTTTGTTGGACAAACAAAAGACCAAGCAACTCAGGCGCTAAATGCATCTGGCAGCCACTTTAAACTAGGAACTGTCACAGAAAGCTATAGCGATTCTGCTCCTGAAGGCCAAGTTATCGACCAGACACCAAGCGCTAACAGACAGGCTCCTGAGGGAACCACTGTTAACCTTGTTATCTCTAAAGGCGCTAAACCTGCTGCGGCAGTTAAGGTACCCGATCTCACTAACAAGAGTCCATCAGAGGCCGAATCGGCCCTTGCTGCTGTTGGTCTCAAAGCAAGAAATGGTGATTCGGTTGAGTCGGACAACGTAGCTGTTGGTTACGTTGCAACACAGGAGCCAGCTGCAGGTAGCGACGCTAAGGCTGGCGACACCATCACCTATCATTTGTCTTCTGGTAAGGGTAAGGTAGACGTCCCAGACGTCACGGAGATGACTTCTGAGCGCGCGTCTGACGTTCTGAAAGACGCTGGATTTAAGGTAGAAACTCAACAGCAGCCTTCATCAAGCGTTCCTGAAGGCCGTGTTATCTCCCAATCCCCAGCTAACGGCAAGGCAGATAAAGGTTCTACTGTAACTATCGTTGTTTCTACTGGTGCTCAGAGCGGATCTGTTCCAAATGTTGTTGGCAAAGACTTTGAGACCGCTCAGACCACGCTCGAAAACGCTGGCTTCCAGGTCAATACTGTTTGGGTCTATGACGACAACGTTGCCACCGGTAATGTTGTTGGCCAGACGCCATCAAGCGCTGTACCTGGCGCTACTATCACCATCCGCGTATCCAGTGGACCGCGACCATCAGTGTAAGCGCTGCGGGCGTGCGGGCGTAGCGCAGCTCCAAGCACGAAGCGCACGACGAGCGGCTCCAAGCACAAAGCGAGCACAGCCAGTACGTTCAAAGCCCTGCAACCAGGTTCGGTTGCAGGGCTTTTTACTGCTGCGAAAAAATAGTTGAACACACCTATGGCGGATAATCTGCCAAAAAGACGTATACATGACGCTGAAAATACCTCAAACGTGCAGATTATCGTCATTAGGTGTGTAATATGCCCGCAATTGTGCAGATTATCCGTCATGGGTGTGTTTTTTAGATACGGAATTTACCTATAGTAAAATTCTTTATATAAGTCTATTCATTATTCAGCATATTAGATGATGTTTATGCATTGAAATGTATATCTAGTAGTGAGACCGCCTAGCTGTCGGGCTATCTTGGTCAGAAGCATGGCGATTCTTCAGCAAGACCTACCAAAACTACACCATTTTGTACGCTAGCCCTAAAAAGCCGCCGCTCAACACCTTGCAGCAAAGAAAAACCGGCAGCGCGATGCTGTCGGTTTGAAATCAATGGTGCCCCCGGGCCGATTCGAACGGCCGACACCCGCTTTAGGAGAGCGGTGCTCTATCCCCTGAGCTACGAAGGCATGTGGGATATTCTACTCACGTAGGCTCGCATACGCAAATCGTTGGCGTTTGTGTGGCGAGAAGTGCTGCGGTGCTTGCACCGCCGATACCTCGCGCCATCAACGCTCGCGGCGCCAACGCTTGTGCGTCAGCAGCGACGCAAAGCCGCTACTTACGAC is a window of Lancefieldella parvula DSM 20469 DNA encoding:
- the pknB gene encoding Stk1 family PASTA domain-containing Ser/Thr kinase codes for the protein MPGRMLGGRYQVQDKIGTGGMATVYRGQDQVLGRTVAIKMMLPQYANDPSFAARFKQEAQAAAALSSPYIVSVYDWGKDGESYYIVMEYLRGTDLKSGIRKHGALDSRKVAQIGSQIAQALSVAHRHDIIHRDIKPQNIMVQPDGNIKVMDFGIARAKNSSLTTDNSVLGTAHYVSPEQSTGKPLGPTTDIYSLGIVMYEAATGRVPFVGDDAISVAMKQVNEAPQPPSLINPNIDPALEAIILRCMEKNPGDRYQSADELARALRDFIAGRATIPSNTTVSPRIVTPPQPTSRLDRRGIEGSNTYMTRGGDTGRLNRVHSREEADELDKRENNRHKRNIILGILAALVVVALAGFAIAHILGNTSQQYLVPQFVGQTKDQATQALNASGSHFKLGTVTESYSDSAPEGQVIDQTPSANRQAPEGTTVNLVISKGAKPAAAVKVPDLTNKSPSEAESALAAVGLKARNGDSVESDNVAVGYVATQEPAAGSDAKAGDTITYHLSSGKGKVDVPDVTEMTSERASDVLKDAGFKVETQQQPSSSVPEGRVISQSPANGKADKGSTVTIVVSTGAQSGSVPNVVGKDFETAQTTLENAGFQVNTVWVYDDNVATGNVVGQTPSSAVPGATITIRVSSGPRPSV